From the Bacteroidales bacterium genome, the window AGTCAGCATGACCAGGACAGTCAATGTGTGCATAGTGTCTATTGGCTGTTTCATACTCAACATGTGCAGTGTTAATTGTTATACCTCTTTCTTTTTCTTCTGGTGCATTGTCAATAGAATCAAATGAACGATACTGTGCTAATCCCTTCTCGGATAATATAAGGGTTATAGCTGATGTTAATGTGGTTTTACCATGATCGATATGACCAATGGTACCAATGTTCACATGCGGTTTTGTGCGTTCGAATTTTTCTTTTGCCATGTTATTCCACTTTTAACTGTTACTTACTTTGAATTTTGTTGGAGCCTTTGGCGAGAGTTGAACTCGCGACCCCTTCCTTACCAAGGAAGTGCTCTACCCCTGAGCTACAAAGGCACTTGAGCGGATGACGGGATTCGAACCCGCTACCTAAAGCTTGGAAGGCTTTCGCTCTGCCAAATGAGCTACATCCGCATCCGTGGGGGGAGAAGGATTCGAACCTCCGAAGGCATAAGCCAGCAGATTTACAGTCTGCCCCATTTGACCGCTCTGGAATCCCCCCTGCTATACTAAACATAAGAGCCGATGGAGGGATTCGAACCCCCGACTCGCTGATTACAAATCAGCTGCTCTACCAACTGAGCTACACCGGCAACTTTCTCATTCTTTCAAGCTTTCATTAAGAAACTTGCGAATGGGCTTGCAAAGTTATAAACTTTTTTTAAAAAACAAAACGGTTTAAAAAAATTATTTTTTTCTTTCCTTGTGCCTTTCTAGTTGCTTTTTTAAAGCATCCACAGCAAGATCGGTCGCTTCTTGAAACGTTTTGCACTGTTTTTTGACAAATAAATCATTGCCAGGAACGAGAAGTTTTATTTCAATAATTTTGTCTTGCTGATCTCCAGATTTTGATTCTTTTAAAATCACCTCTGATTCAAGTATTTTTTCATAGTAAGAACTTAGTTTTTTAATTTTTTCAGTTACATAATTTTCGATTTCTTGACCTGCTTTGAAATGGAGAGAACTGATTTTAACTTTCATATCTGTATCTCCTATGATTTTGGATGAAATTTTTCGTACATTTGCTTTAAATATGTAATGTTCGTGTGAGTATAAATCTGGGTTGCGCTAAGATTAGCATGTCCCAAAAGTTCTTTTATAGAGTTTAAATCTGCTCCTTCCTGTAGAAGATGAGTAGCAAAAGTGTGCCTTAAAACGTGTGGATTCTTTTTAGTTGATTTGGTATAAGTACTTAGGAAGTCGGATACAATTCTGTAAACCATTCGAGGATAGACTTTTTGCCCTTTGTCTGTTAAAAAAAACCAATCTGGAATTTGTTTTTCCCCAAAAAAGTCTTTTTTTCTTTGCTTGTAAATTTTAATTTCTTCGATAAGACTATCATGAATGGGTATAAATCTTTCCTTGTTTCTTTTACCTTTGACTCGAACAATACGTCTTGCTTCATCTAAGTCGTCAGTTCTTAAGTTTGTAATCTCAGAAACACGCATTCCTGTAGCGTAAAGGGTTTTGATAATCATCATGTCGCGAATTGTAGGGAATGAAGAAATGTCTTTAAAAGGGAATGAAGCAATGAAAGACATCTGATCTTTTTGAATAAAATGAGGAAGATTTTTTGATAGCTTAAAGTTTTGTACGTTAAACAAAGGATTTTTTTCAGCAATATTAGATTTTATTAAATATTTATAAAAACTTTGCAAGACAGTTTTTTTTCTTTTCAGCGTTCTAGTAGAGATTCCACTCATGGCTAGTTCACTAAACCATGATCGGATAATGGTCGGATGTATATGAGATAAATTTATGTGGGGGTAATTTTTATTAACATATTCTTGGAATTGAATAAGATCATTTCTATACGCTTTAATAGTATGAGCAGAATATCGCTTTTGTTTTTCAAGATATGCAATAAATAATTCAATATACATAAAAAAACTAATTCCCTAAAAAACGGAATAAATATACAATAATTTTTTTAAAAAAGCAAATTTTTTAATTATGGGTTTGAGAAGACATTAGTCTTTGAATAAAAAGCGCACGTGCTCTTGCTTCCCTTCTTCTTTCTGAAGGTTTAATATAATGTTGCCTTTTACGTAATTCTCTGGATAGACCTGTTTTTTCAAATCTTCTTTTGAGCTTTTTTAGGGCCTTATCAATGGTGTCACCTTCTTTTAACTGAACGATTATCATGTTATTCTCCTTTTTTAGTCTGCAAAGGTATAAAATTTTAAATTAATTTTTCATCGAATCCCTAATTTGTTTCATCTTTGATGCTTTGTCAACCATATTGAGCTTAGAATAAAGTCTGTAAAGGGTGTCGACGAGCTGGAAATCGTTTGGATTAATTTGATAAGCTTTTTCCAGGTAAGGTATTGCTTTTTCCCAGTAATTGATATATTTTTTTCTTGCGTTCTCAAATTCTTCTTCTGAAGCATTAACAGGAAGATTGTTGGCAAGCTCATATGCTTCAGCTCCTAAGTTGTGGTAAAGAGCTCCCAAATTGTAAAGAACATCGTAATAGTCTGGTTTCAATTCAAGAGCCTTTTCGTAGGCTTTGATGGCTTCTTCAATAAATTTGTTTTTATCTTGCTCATTTTGGATATTGGATAATAATTTGCCATAATTTGCACCAATGGCAAAATATAATGTGGGATTTTTGGGATCTTTTTCAATAGCTTTCTGAAGGATATCTTGAGCTTTAGCTATATTGTTGGATTTAAGGTAATAGTTAATTTCTGTGATTAACATAGGAAGTGAATCTGGAAAAAGATTTCGACCCAAGTTGATAATTTTTTTTGCATTGATCGTATCGTTTTTTTCCAAGTATATACTGGATAAGATAAGATAAGGTTGTAAGTTTTTAAATTTCATTTTCAAAGTTAATTCATTGAGATTCTTAATGGCCAAGGCTGTGTCTTTCAAATTTAAAGCACATAAACTTATTAAGTAAGTTGAAAGGGTATCACGCTGGTTTTGAATGATAGCATTGGTTTTTTTTGATTTTTCAAAAAATTTCATGGCTTCTGTGTAATTTCTTCCATTGTATAATTCTACACCTTTGTTATAATATTCTTCCGCTATGTATTGCAAACCCATCTTTGGAGATGGAGGATTTACAGTTGGGAAAGCAAATTCAGGATCAAGTTGAATACATTTGCTGTAACTAATAAAGGCTGAATCTAACGGATTAACAACAAGCTTATTATACTTTTCTTCTTTGGATAATGCTATAGCAAGATAAATGTTTCCTCGGTAGAGCCATGTTTTGGGTTGATTCATTGTCTGAGGATGACTGATAGTAGGTTCGATACTTTCAAGAGCCTTATCAAGTCTACCCTGTTTAAGATAATTATATGCACTAACCACCAAGGGATTCTGGGCATATAAAAAATAGGCCCCTAATAAATAAAATATCAAAAAAACTGTTTTCATGATAGTGTTTTTATTTTTCTTGCAAAAATATTGCCATTTTAATCGTTGTTATTAAAATGATCAGAAATTATTTTTGCCACAGATGCAATGGAATCATTTTCAGAAAGTTGAAGAAGTTTAACACCTTGTGTTGCTCTCCCCTGAAGTGGAAGATCTTTAACTTTAAGGCGTATAGCAACACCACTGGTGTTAATAATCATTAGTTCGTCCTCATCGGTTACTGCATGAATAGAGACAAGATAACCTGTTTTATCTGTAACTTGAATTGTTTTGACACCTTTACCTCCACGATTGGTAATTCTATAATCTTCGATGGGGGATCGTTTTCCAAAACCTTTCTCAGAAACTACTAATATATGTTTTTGGGGATTATCAATGCATACCATACCAATGACTTTGTCGATCTCGCCTTGCAAGGTGATGGCTTTAACACCTGTAGCATTTCTTCCCATAGGACGAACAGTAGACTCATTGAAACGAATAGCTTGGCCGAATCTTGTAGCAATGATAACTTCGTTTTTTCCATCTGTAAGTTCAGCCTGGACAAGATTGTCTTCAGGACGTATGTTAATAGCCACTATTCCTGTTTGGCGAGGTCTGCTATATGCTTCCAAGCTTGTTTTTTTGATAATACCTTGTTCTGTACAGAGTACTATGAAATTGTTGCGAATGTATTCTTGATCTGAAAGGTTGCGAGTATTGATAATGGCCTGAATTTTATCGTCTGGTTCGATAGCTATAAGATTCTGAATAGGTCTTCCTTTGGAATTTCTACTGCCTTCAGGTATTTCAAAAACCCTAAGCCAATATACTTTACCTTTCCGAGTGAAAAAAAGTAAATAATCATGATTAGAAGCAACATATAAATGTTCAAGGACATCTTCTTCTTTAACATCGCTTGCTTTAAGCCCTTTTCCTCCCCTGTTTTGGGTACGGTATTCTGAAAGTAAAGTTCTTTTAATGTACCCTTTTTGTGAAATAGTGATCACTACACTTTCGTTGGCTATAATATCTTCAATTCTAAATTCATCAGCTTGATACACAATATCCGTCAGTGGCTCATCAGCGTATTCTTTTTTGATTTCCAATAGTTCTTCCTTGATAATTTGCATTTGGAGAGATTCATCGGTAAGTACTTGTTTGTACCAATCGATTTTTTGCAAAAGTTCTTGGTATTCGTTTTGCAATTTTTCTCGCTCAAGTCCAATAAGTGAACGTAAGCGCATATCGACGATAGCACGTGCTTGAATGTCGGTTAGATTGAATTCTTGCATAAGTCTTTCACGAGCTGTTTCAACGGTGTCACTGGACCGAAGTATTTCGATGACACGATCAATATTATCAAGAGCGATTAGGAGGCCTTCTAGAATATGGGCTCTTTTTTCAGCTTCTCTGAGCTCATATTTTGTTCTTCGTAAGACTACTTGGTGACGATGTTCAACAAAGTATTTAATAAGATCCTTTAGATTTAAAAGCATGGGTCTTCCGTGAACTAAAGCTATATTGTTCACATTGAAAGCTGATTGAAGAGGAGAATGAAGGTAAAGCTGATTAATGATAACACTAGGTATTGCATCTTTTTTCAATTCTAATACTATTCTTATACCTTCTCGATCACTTTCATCTCGTATATCAGTGATTCCATCTATTTTATCCTCGTTGACTAGATCTGCAATTTTTTTGATGAGTTCAGATTTGTTTACCTGGTAAGGTATGGATTTAATGATAAGTTGGCTTTTACCGTGGCTTTCTTCTATGTCTACTTGACCTCTTATGATTATCTTACCTCGACCAGTACGATATGCTTCACGAACACCTTCGTAGCCAAAGATGATTCCACCAGTTGGGAAATCAGGAGCTTTAATGTATTTCATGAGTTCGTCGATCGTAATATCGGGATTGTCGATATAAGCAACAATTCCATCAACAACTTCTCCAAGGTTATGAGGGGGCATATTAGTTGCCATGCCAACGGCTATGCCAC encodes:
- a CDS encoding tyrosine-type recombinase/integrase codes for the protein MYIELFIAYLEKQKRYSAHTIKAYRNDLIQFQEYVNKNYPHINLSHIHPTIIRSWFSELAMSGISTRTLKRKKTVLQSFYKYLIKSNIAEKNPLFNVQNFKLSKNLPHFIQKDQMSFIASFPFKDISSFPTIRDMMIIKTLYATGMRVSEITNLRTDDLDEARRIVRVKGKRNKERFIPIHDSLIEEIKIYKQRKKDFFGEKQIPDWFFLTDKGQKVYPRMVYRIVSDFLSTYTKSTKKNPHVLRHTFATHLLQEGADLNSIKELLGHANLSATQIYTHTNITYLKQMYEKFHPKS
- the gyrA gene encoding DNA gyrase subunit A, whose product is MNEQEIKNEKIIKINIEEQMKTAYIDYSMSVIVSRALPDVRDGLKPVQRRVLFGMYELGVLSSKPTKKSARIVGEVLGKYHPHGDSSVYDAMVRMAQEWSLRYPLIEGQGNFGSIDGDSPAAMRYTEARLHKIAEEMLADIEKETVDFQLNFDDTLQEPTVLPAKIPNILVNGASGIAVGMATNMPPHNLGEVVDGIVAYIDNPDITIDELMKYIKAPDFPTGGIIFGYEGVREAYRTGRGKIIIRGQVDIEESHGKSQLIIKSIPYQVNKSELIKKIADLVNEDKIDGITDIRDESDREGIRIVLELKKDAIPSVIINQLYLHSPLQSAFNVNNIALVHGRPMLLNLKDLIKYFVEHRHQVVLRRTKYELREAEKRAHILEGLLIALDNIDRVIEILRSSDTVETARERLMQEFNLTDIQARAIVDMRLRSLIGLEREKLQNEYQELLQKIDWYKQVLTDESLQMQIIKEELLEIKKEYADEPLTDIVYQADEFRIEDIIANESVVITISQKGYIKRTLLSEYRTQNRGGKGLKASDVKEEDVLEHLYVASNHDYLLFFTRKGKVYWLRVFEIPEGSRNSKGRPIQNLIAIEPDDKIQAIINTRNLSDQEYIRNNFIVLCTEQGIIKKTSLEAYSRPRQTGIVAINIRPEDNLVQAELTDGKNEVIIATRFGQAIRFNESTVRPMGRNATGVKAITLQGEIDKVIGMVCIDNPQKHILVVSEKGFGKRSPIEDYRITNRGGKGVKTIQVTDKTGYLVSIHAVTDEDELMIINTSGVAIRLKVKDLPLQGRATQGVKLLQLSENDSIASVAKIISDHFNNND
- the raiA gene encoding ribosome-associated translation inhibitor RaiA gives rise to the protein MKVKISSLHFKAGQEIENYVTEKIKKLSSYYEKILESEVILKESKSGDQQDKIIEIKLLVPGNDLFVKKQCKTFQEATDLAVDALKKQLERHKERKK
- the rpsU gene encoding 30S ribosomal protein S21 — its product is MIIVQLKEGDTIDKALKKLKRRFEKTGLSRELRKRQHYIKPSERRREARARALFIQRLMSSQTHN
- a CDS encoding GTP-binding protein gives rise to the protein MAKEKFERTKPHVNIGTIGHIDHGKTTLTSAITLILSEKGLAQYRSFDSIDNAPEEKERGITINTAHVEYETANRHYAHIDCPGHAD
- a CDS encoding tetratricopeptide repeat protein — protein: MKTVFLIFYLLGAYFLYAQNPLVVSAYNYLKQGRLDKALESIEPTISHPQTMNQPKTWLYRGNIYLAIALSKEEKYNKLVVNPLDSAFISYSKCIQLDPEFAFPTVNPPSPKMGLQYIAEEYYNKGVELYNGRNYTEAMKFFEKSKKTNAIIQNQRDTLSTYLISLCALNLKDTALAIKNLNELTLKMKFKNLQPYLILSSIYLEKNDTINAKKIINLGRNLFPDSLPMLITEINYYLKSNNIAKAQDILQKAIEKDPKNPTLYFAIGANYGKLLSNIQNEQDKNKFIEEAIKAYEKALELKPDYYDVLYNLGALYHNLGAEAYELANNLPVNASEEEFENARKKYINYWEKAIPYLEKAYQINPNDFQLVDTLYRLYSKLNMVDKASKMKQIRDSMKN